Proteins encoded by one window of Pseudorca crassidens isolate mPseCra1 chromosome 3, mPseCra1.hap1, whole genome shotgun sequence:
- the CDKN2AIPNL gene encoding CDKN2AIP N-terminal-like protein codes for MVGGEAGAAVEELVSGVRQATDFAEQFRSYSESEKQWKARMEFILRHLPDYRDPPDGGGRLDQLLSLSMVWANHLFLGCSYNKDLLDKVMEMADGIEVEDLPQFTNRSQLMKKHQS; via the exons ATGGTGGGTGGCGAGGCGGGTGCAGCTGTGGAGGAGCTGGTTTCTGGTGTGCGGCAGGCGACCGACTTCGCTGAGCAGTTCCGCTCCTACTCGGAGAGCGAGAAGCAATGGAAGGCCCGCATGGAATTCATCCTGCGCCACCTGCCTGATTACCGCGACCCGCCAGACGGCGGCGGCCGCCTGGACCAGCTGCTGTCCCTCTCCATGGTCTGGGCCAATCACCTCTTCCTGGGTTGCAG TTACAACAAAGACCTTTTAGACAAGGTGATGGAAATGGCTGATGGGATTGAAGTGGAAGACCTGCCACAATTTACTAACAGAAGTCAATTAATGAAAAAG caTCAAAGCTAA